In Dyadobacter sp. NIV53, a single window of DNA contains:
- a CDS encoding type B 50S ribosomal protein L31, with protein sequence MKKDIHPNYRDIVFWDLSSDFKFITRSTIETSENITWEDGTVYPVYKVEVSSQSHPFYTGKNVLVDTAGRVDKFRKRYGQKEAEAEA encoded by the coding sequence ATGAAAAAAGATATTCATCCCAATTATAGAGACATCGTTTTCTGGGATCTATCAAGCGACTTTAAATTTATTACGCGCTCTACTATAGAAACCAGCGAAAACATTACCTGGGAAGATGGTACTGTTTACCCGGTATATAAAGTTGAGGTTTCTTCTCAGTCACACCCTTTCTACACTGGCAAAAATGTACTTGTAGATACAGCAGGACGTGTTGACAAGTTCAGAAAACGTTACGGACAAAAAGAAGCAGAAGCGGAAGCATAA
- the rimK gene encoding 30S ribosomal protein S6--L-glutamate ligase, giving the protein MKIAVLSTNPELYSTKRLVEAIKQKGHKAVVIDHVKCLVMIEGGKPTILYKGKTITGIDAVIPRIGTSVNAFGCAVVRQFELMKVFTTVKSQAILRSRDKLRSMQVLAKSGVDIPKTVFAKNPAQVTELIHIVGGPPVIIKLLEGTQGVGVVLAETIKAAKSTIEAFYGLKANFLIQEYIAESKGADIRALVIGNKVVAAMKRQGADGDFRSNLHRGGEGSMIELTPEEEHAAIAAAKALGVKIAGVDLLQSERGPLVMEVNSSPGLKGIEDISGIDIASLIVAYIEDKIVTDEGDTVGV; this is encoded by the coding sequence ATGAAAATCGCTGTCCTGTCTACCAACCCTGAACTTTATTCAACTAAGCGTTTGGTAGAGGCAATTAAACAAAAAGGCCATAAAGCAGTGGTTATCGACCATGTAAAATGCCTGGTCATGATAGAAGGTGGAAAACCTACAATTTTATACAAGGGCAAAACCATCACCGGAATTGATGCCGTTATTCCCAGAATCGGTACATCGGTAAATGCATTTGGCTGTGCAGTTGTGCGTCAGTTTGAATTGATGAAGGTTTTTACAACAGTTAAATCGCAGGCGATACTTCGTTCCCGCGATAAACTGCGCAGTATGCAGGTTTTGGCCAAATCAGGTGTTGATATTCCTAAAACAGTTTTTGCAAAAAATCCTGCGCAGGTTACGGAACTCATCCACATAGTTGGCGGCCCGCCCGTAATTATTAAATTATTAGAAGGGACGCAGGGCGTAGGCGTTGTACTAGCCGAAACAATTAAAGCTGCTAAATCTACAATTGAAGCATTTTATGGATTAAAGGCTAATTTTCTTATCCAGGAGTATATTGCCGAATCCAAAGGAGCTGATATCCGTGCACTTGTAATTGGCAATAAGGTTGTAGCAGCAATGAAACGCCAGGGAGCTGATGGAGATTTCAGGTCCAATCTGCATAGAGGTGGTGAAGGAAGTATGATAGAACTGACGCCGGAAGAAGAACATGCGGCCATTGCGGCAGCAAAAGCTTTAGGCGTAAAAATCGCAGGCGTTGATTTATTACAATCCGAACGAGGCCCTTTGGTGATGGAAGTTAACTCTTCACCCGGATTAAAAGGCATTGAAGATATCAGCGGAATTGATATCGCCTCTTTAATTGTTGCCTATATTGAGGATAAGATTGTGACTGATGAAGGTGATACGGTTGGAGTTTAG
- a CDS encoding putative sugar nucleotidyl transferase, protein MPSIILFDEPVLRAQLLPFTYTRPVAAIRCGIHTIAEKWANCYRTTPSYLTEDYLQAGFALKTSDDNLFINGALCPDPSLADAIINLPNESVLFANDEILAVRTASKTWKPDQAVNLSKIIYSGSYLMIRHIWDIFTKNGTQIKADFDQLISIRKSEPIDDPYTRCYNTEDIFIETGVNIKAAILNAENGPIYIGRNATIQEGAAIQGPFAMGEGSIIAQNAKIRMNTSIGPFCKVGGEIGGSVLFGYSNKGHDGYLGNSVLGEWCNLGANTNNSNLKNDHTNVKLHNYVSDKLEDTGLLFCGLFMGDYSKAGISTMFNTGTVVGVNVNVFGAGFQPKHIPSFSWGGNAEGFTEYRFQKALAVAKDTVNRRNVAFDESNEKVLNEIFIQTKQHRDKQI, encoded by the coding sequence ATGCCAAGTATCATATTGTTCGATGAACCTGTTCTTCGGGCGCAACTTTTGCCATTTACCTACACACGGCCAGTAGCTGCCATAAGGTGCGGAATTCACACTATAGCTGAAAAGTGGGCAAATTGCTATCGTACTACACCTTCTTATTTAACTGAAGATTATTTACAAGCTGGATTTGCATTAAAAACATCAGATGATAATCTCTTCATAAACGGAGCCTTATGTCCTGATCCTTCACTGGCTGATGCAATCATAAATCTCCCTAATGAATCCGTACTGTTTGCAAATGATGAAATTCTTGCAGTCAGAACAGCTTCAAAAACCTGGAAACCTGATCAGGCGGTAAATTTATCTAAAATCATATATTCCGGATCGTATTTAATGATTCGCCATATTTGGGATATTTTCACCAAAAACGGTACACAAATTAAGGCCGATTTTGACCAATTGATTTCAATCAGGAAATCAGAACCAATTGATGATCCCTATACACGTTGCTACAATACTGAAGATATTTTTATTGAAACCGGAGTCAATATTAAAGCAGCCATTCTGAATGCCGAAAACGGACCGATCTATATTGGCCGTAATGCAACTATTCAGGAAGGAGCTGCTATTCAGGGGCCATTTGCTATGGGTGAAGGTTCCATTATTGCACAAAATGCCAAAATACGCATGAATACGTCCATTGGCCCGTTTTGTAAAGTAGGCGGGGAAATTGGCGGATCAGTATTGTTTGGTTACAGCAATAAGGGACACGACGGTTATCTTGGCAATTCAGTTTTGGGTGAATGGTGTAACTTAGGAGCCAATACAAATAATTCGAATTTAAAAAATGACCATACGAACGTAAAATTGCATAATTATGTATCTGACAAACTGGAAGATACAGGCCTGCTTTTTTGTGGCTTATTTATGGGTGATTATTCGAAAGCAGGAATTTCAACGATGTTTAATACCGGCACCGTTGTTGGTGTAAATGTTAATGTTTTTGGAGCCGGGTTTCAGCCTAAACATATACCTTCTTTTTCCTGGGGAGGAAATGCAGAAGGATTTACAGAATATAGGTTCCAAAAAGCTTTGGCAGTTGCAAAAGATACTGTCAACCGCCGCAATGTTGCCTTTGATGAAAGTAACGAAAAGGTTTTGAATGAAATTTTTATTCAGACAAAACAGCACCGCGACAAACAAATATAG
- a CDS encoding DNA polymerase III subunit delta' C-terminal domain-containing protein: MLFKDIPGLESIKSTLIRSVQTSHLAHAQLFDSAPGGGGLALALAFSTYINCTNRSEEDSCGVCASCAKMNKLIHPDFHFIFPIATSKKIDGKTSEAFLSYWRSFILESPYRLLPEWLDYISAENKQGNIAVEEARGILRKLSVKAYEGEYKILLLWKPDIMNASASNALLKILEEPPFKTIFLLVSDQSDRLLTTIISRTQRIAVPAFSDKDVRTFLMDHTVSESTAKHITYLSDGNLSEALQLVKETGDDRSGWFIEWMRSCYKYDVAHLVKFADSFDGMNKEKQKGLLDYALRLFRDMLVWSHGAGELLRVPEEELTFVQNFSKAVNFESLENMIQEVNVAYYHIERNVRAKMVLLDLSLTIAHFFQRR; encoded by the coding sequence GTGCTTTTTAAAGATATACCAGGACTGGAAAGTATAAAATCAACATTGATACGATCGGTACAAACCAGTCACCTGGCGCATGCACAGTTATTCGACAGTGCTCCTGGTGGTGGTGGGTTGGCATTGGCACTGGCATTTTCGACCTATATTAATTGTACTAACAGAAGCGAGGAAGATTCATGTGGTGTTTGTGCCTCTTGCGCTAAAATGAATAAGCTGATTCATCCAGATTTTCACTTTATTTTTCCCATTGCTACTTCAAAAAAAATTGATGGTAAAACGAGTGAGGCATTTTTAAGTTACTGGCGTTCGTTTATACTTGAAAGCCCATACAGACTTTTGCCTGAATGGCTGGATTATATTAGTGCTGAGAACAAACAGGGAAATATTGCAGTAGAAGAAGCACGCGGAATTCTCCGGAAACTATCTGTAAAGGCTTATGAAGGTGAATATAAAATCCTCTTGCTTTGGAAACCGGATATCATGAACGCTTCTGCGTCCAACGCTTTATTGAAGATACTGGAAGAACCTCCTTTCAAAACGATATTCCTTTTGGTAAGTGATCAGTCCGACCGGCTCCTTACCACGATTATTTCCCGTACACAACGAATTGCAGTTCCGGCTTTTTCTGATAAAGATGTCCGCACATTTTTAATGGATCATACTGTTTCAGAAAGTACAGCAAAACATATCACTTATTTAAGTGATGGCAATTTGTCTGAGGCATTGCAGCTTGTCAAGGAAACCGGAGATGACAGATCAGGCTGGTTTATAGAATGGATGCGTTCCTGCTATAAATATGATGTGGCGCATCTGGTGAAATTTGCGGATAGCTTCGATGGAATGAATAAAGAAAAGCAAAAGGGTTTGCTGGATTATGCATTGAGGTTATTTCGGGATATGCTTGTGTGGAGCCATGGAGCCGGGGAATTGTTGCGCGTTCCGGAGGAAGAACTTACTTTCGTGCAAAATTTTTCAAAAGCGGTAAACTTTGAATCACTGGAAAATATGATTCAGGAAGTAAATGTTGCCTATTATCATATTGAAAGAAACGTACGCGCCAAAATGGTATTACTGGATTTGTCATTAACTATTGCCCATTTTTTCCAACGCAGATGA
- a CDS encoding RimK/LysX family protein, giving the protein MKKPVEIIGATDIVDLPDLDWYHVPVRVDSGATTSSIHCSRVKLIKEDNHTILRFYLDAKKGAPQQSFSVQDFKETVVRNSSGKEEKRYVIKTRIKLFGRKIRTEFSLANRQKMSYPILLGRKLLKNRFIIDVAQKDLSAKRRIEKQKSGSVKHEPKSDYDLPPLS; this is encoded by the coding sequence ATGAAAAAGCCGGTTGAAATAATCGGGGCAACCGATATAGTAGATCTGCCCGACCTGGATTGGTACCACGTTCCTGTCCGGGTGGATTCGGGTGCAACTACCTCATCTATACATTGTTCCCGGGTAAAACTGATAAAGGAAGACAATCATACTATACTCCGTTTTTATCTGGACGCAAAGAAAGGTGCTCCGCAGCAATCATTTTCTGTTCAGGATTTTAAAGAAACCGTGGTTCGTAATTCTTCCGGAAAAGAAGAAAAGCGCTATGTTATTAAAACTCGTATCAAACTTTTTGGAAGAAAAATCCGTACTGAATTTTCTCTTGCCAACCGCCAGAAAATGAGTTATCCAATACTTCTTGGACGTAAATTATTGAAGAACCGTTTCATTATTGATGTTGCACAAAAGGATTTGTCAGCAAAACGCAGAATCGAAAAGCAAAAATCCGGTTCAGTGAAACATGAACCAAAATCAGATTATGATTTACCTCCGCTTTCTTAA